Part of the Halomicrobium zhouii genome is shown below.
TCAAATCCGGCCCTTGGCTTCCTGCGACGAACGAACACGAGGAGCGGCAGCCACGCCGGTTTGAACCCTGGGACGAGCGAAGCGAAGTCCCTCCGGTTCAAATCCGGCCCTTGGCTTCCTGCGACGAACGAACACGAGGAGCGGAAGCCACGCATGCGTACGCTGATCGTCGGGCCGTCTCACCTGGGGCTGTGATGGTTGATCAAGACCTTGATTGGCTCGAGGAGTGACTTGGGGATCTACCGTGACCGACATTCGAATGGGTCGCAAAATTCATCAAATGTCTGTGCAATTTCGCGTCCTATTCTAATGCTGACTCATGTGGGGAGATCGGGGACGAACACATGTAATCCGTGGGAATCGGCCACTATAGTGGTGGAACACGGCCTGATTCCCCGGTGCGCAACGAACGAACATGAGTTTCCTCGGCGAACTCGTGATTTACGCGGAGCGGGCTGCGGAATTCGTTCCGGGAGGAGCTGTCCACAGCGGAATCGGATGGGCGAGTGCATATTCGTTCGATACGGGACTGCCACCGTTCGTAGTACTATCGTTCACGAGGGTGGCCTATCATAATCTTTCAACACGCCGTGAGTCGCCGATCTGGTGTCTCCGGAATGTAGGTCGGTGTTTCGTACTCAGTTGTGGTGGGAATTGTCCTGGCAAGATTTTTAGATATAAGATTCACAGGTAGTAACGAAAGCTGATACTATGGTGTCTATCCGTGGGTGCAGCATTGTACCGACTGGGGTGGCGTTATCCGATACAACGATCCAGGTCGATCTGATCGATCTGATCGATGTGATTACTGTGGTGAGATCGGTGACGTCGGTATCGTGAAATTCGACTGTCTTCCTCCCACGCTTCTCAGCGGATAGAACGCAATCGAGTAACGGTTTTTGCGATTACTCGGCACTCCTTGAGAGTTCGAGCATCACACTTCTCACTCGATGGCCGATACCACGGCGGTCTCCGGTTGGTGGCGACGATATCGGGTTACGACGCTCTCCGTGTCCGGTGGTTTGCGAGCATCCTGCGGTTATTTCGGACGGTGGGTTGGGTGTGTCGCGGGGGTACTTCGTAGAGATTCCTGCGACGTGAAGATTCGGCCGTCAGAATCCACTACAGAGGAAAATACGGGACTGGCGCGGTACTGGGCGCGACCCGTCTTTCGAAAGCCTATCACAGATTTAAGGCTGTTATTTCTCTCGGCGGCGAGAACGGGTCGACCCGTCGATCCCCCGCCTCGTGGCCGTACACGTTCGTTCGATATACTCGCAGGCTCGGTGAAAATGCGGAAAAACACCTATCGAACGGTCGAGAGGCGGAATGACCGTGCAAATCGAACGTCCGGACGGGGGAGTGACGAGAGACTACGTCTGGTCGTTCGGGAATTGTAGCCGCTATCGACGGCGACCAACGGCCCCGTCGTTCTCGGTCAGCCGGTTCGCGACGTCCACCCCGACCGTCCGAAATAATCGAAGGGCTTACGACCGCACGGTCCATCACGATCGAATATGTCACACGGTGCGCCACCGCTGAAGACGATCCAACGAGCGTTCGAGATACTCGAACTGTTACGCGAGGGGAAGTCGGTCGGCGTCGCGGAGCTCGCACGGCGGATGGACCTCCCCAAGAGCACCGTTCACGATTACCTGCGGTCGCTCAATACGATGGGCTACGTCGTCAACGAGGGACAGGAGTACACGCTCAGCTTCCGCCTCCTGGAACTGGGTGGGCAGGTGAAATACAGCAATCGCCTGTTCCACGTCGCCAAGCCGGAACTGGACCGGCTCGTCGAGGTGACTGGGGAGCTGGCGAGCGTGAACGTCGAGGAGCGGGGGCACTTCGTCATCCTTCACGCCAAGTACGGGGACGAGTCGCTGCAGCTCGGTATCTATCCGGGGATGACGATCCCGATACACACCCACGCTGCGGGGAAGGTCATGCTGGCTGGCTTTCCCGACGAGAAGGTCGACCGCATCCTCGACGAACACGGGCTCGAACAGCGGACAGAACATACGATCACCGACCGCGACGAACTCGCGGCCGAACTGGACGCTATCGGTGAACGTGGGTATGGCGTGGACTGGAACGAGCAGATCGTCGGTATGGGCGTCGTCGCAGCGCCCGTCGAAATCGACGGTCGCGTGATCGGCGCTATCGGACTCGTCTGTCCGACCGACCGTCTCGACGACGTCGATTACCGGGCGGAACTCGTCCAGGAGGTGAAGAAGTCCGCCAATATCATCTCCGTCAACTACCAGTACTCGTAGAGCGGTGACGCATCGACGACGGGTGTTTGCGACCGTGGGCGTCGTTTCAGGTGGTACGGTGGGTCAGGGTCTGCAATGCGCTCGTAGCGATACCTGACGGTGGATTCGGACCTGTCGGTGTCCGGTGGGAACGTCCGAGCTACCGCCTTCCGAAAAGTATATCATTCCCGATCACAATTCTCGTGCCATGCCACGAACTACCAGGCGAGAGATACTCAAACGTGTTGGCGCAACGTCCGGTCTCGGTAGCGTTATGATCGCGGGATGTAGTAGCGACTCCGACGATGCGGGCGGCCAACAGACCACTGGTGGGGACACGACCGACGCCGGTACCGCGGGTAGCAGTGGTCCCGACGAACTCCACATCGGCGTCTTCGCGCCCTATACGGGACCGTTCGCCCCGTGGGGGAGTGCGCTAACGACCGGGTCGGAACTCGCGAAACAGGACCTCGAGGCGGAGTTCGACGTCTCGATAACCCTGAGCGAGTACGACACCGAGACGAACCCCAGCGCGGCCCAGGAACGGATCCAGCGGGCCGTCACCTCGGACGGGATCGACATGGCTCACGGCGGTATCTCGTCGGCAGTCTGTGGGTCCATCGGATCGTGGGCCTCGGACAACGGCGTCCCGTTCATCACACAGGGCGCTTCGGACACGCTCACCGGGGAGAGTTGCCAGCCGTACATGTTCAGGGCGTACCCGTCGAACACGATGATGGCCCGGGCCGTCGGCCAGCCGATGGCCGAGGAGGCAGACAGCTGGTACCTCCTGTACACGGACTACGTCTGGGGCCAGACCGCCCAGGAGATCATCGGAAGCGTTCTCGAGGAGAACGGTGCGACGGTCGCCGGCACGGACGCGGTTCCCGGCCCGGGTAATCAGGACTTCACGCAGTACATCAACAACGTGGAGAACTCCGACGCGGACGGCGTGGCCATGATCATTCCCGGCCTCGACGCTCGTGCGGCCGCGAGCCAGCTCCAGAACCGCGGCCTCCACGAGGCGTTGTCCGTGATGTTCCACCAGTTCGAGGACCAGGTCATGTGGGGCCTCAACCAGGAGGCCGCCTCGATGGTCGATCTGGGCCCGACGGGCTGGATCAACACCGTCGAGGGCGGCGAGGACTTCAAACAGCGCGTCGACGAGCAGGGGGAGACGGATCCGTTCTCGCGACAGTACATGGCGTACGTATCCACGGACCAGGCCGTCCGCGCGGCGATGCGCGCCGGCAGTGCGAACGGGGACGACGTTCGGGCGGCGCTCGAGGGCCACGAGATAACCGACAGTCCCGTCAACGATATCGTGCCGAACTCGACCCTCAAATGGCGCGCGTGCGACCACCAGCTCGTCCAGCCGACCCACGTCGTGCAGGCCCGCGACGCGAGCGAGATGACGAACGACCCGTACAAGCAGTGGTTCGAGGTTTCGAAGACCGTTGCTGGCGACCAGGTCGCCAGGAGCTGCGAAGAAACCGGCTGTAGCTTCTAACTCCATGGACGGAATCGGTATTCAGACGGTAGACCGGGATGCACTGCCCATCTCCCCGGGGGAACTAGTGACATCGTTGGTGCTGTTTGTCTTGCTCGCGCACGCGTTCGCCGTGCGACCGGGACTGTTCGTCGACCAGCTCGTCGGCGGGCTCGTGTACGGACTGATCCTGGTGCTGGTCGCCCTCGGCCTCTCGATCATCCTCGGGCTCCTCGGGGTCGTCAACTTCGCTCACGGCGCCTTCTTCATGATGGGGGCGTACCTGACGTTTCAGGTGCTGAACGTGTGGGGACTGCCGTTCTGGGCGACGCTGTTCGTCGTGCCGGTGGTGGTCGGCCTCGTCGGCATCGTGATCGAACGGGGTGTTCTCCAGTTCGTCTACGACGAGGACCCGCTCATCGGATTGCTGGCGACGTTCGGCATCGCCCTGATGATCGACGAGGCGACCCGTGCCATCTGGGGTGGGAGTCCACTGAGCGTCACGACGCCACAGATACTCGACAGCAGTATCGGTATTGGTGTCACGACGATCGCCAGGATGCGGCTGTTCTCCGTCCTCGTGAGCGTCGTCGTCATCGTCGCCGTCTACCTGCTGATCGAGCGGACCGACTTCGGACTCTCTGTCCGGGCGGGTGTGCTCGACCGCGAGATGGCCGAGTTCGTCGGCGTGAACATCCCCCTCCGCTTCGTCGTGATGTTCTTCATCGGGGCCGCCATCGCCGGCCTCGGTGGCGTCCTTCGGGGGGCCGAACTGGGGATGGACCTCGGGATGGGCAACCAGTTCATCATCCTCGCGTTCGTCGTCGTCGTCGTCGGTGGCGTCGGGAGCCTCTTCGGTAGCGTCGTCTCCGGTATCCTCATCGGTGAAGCGACGTTCCTGACGCCACTCGTCCTGCGAACGCTCTCGGAGACGACGAACGTCGAGGCCCTCAACGTCTCCGGCATCGGCGGGCTCATGCCCTTCCTCGTGATGATCGTCGTGTTACTCGTCCGACCGCGTGGACTGTTCGGACAGGAGGGGTTCATGGAATGAGCGGCGACACCTCGCAGACCGAACCTACCCAGCGATTGCCCGACTCACTGACCGACGGAAGATTCGAACAGTGGCGGGTCCCGCTCGGCTTGCTCGCCCTCGTCGTCTTGCTGCGTCCGGTCATCGGCCACGAGTTCCTGCTCAACTATCCACCGTTCGCGAACACCATCCTCGTCTGGATGTTGTTCGCCGCGTCGTTCAACGTCCTCCTGGGGTACACCGGCCTGCTGTCGTTCGGCCACGGCATGTTCCTCGGATTCGGGGCGTACGGTGCCGCGATCGGGTTGACGCGGTTCGACCTCCCGTTCACCGTCTCCGCCGTGATCGGACTCGCCGTCGCGGCCGTGGTCGCCTACCTCATCGGGCGGATCATCGCCCAGCGGGGCGAGATATACTTCGCGATGCTGACGCTCGCGTTCGCCAAGGCCGCTCACTTCATCGCGAACCAGAACTACGGCGGCCTCACGGGCGGTTCGACGGGCATCGTCGGGGTGCTCCCGTCCTGGATAGAGACCCAGCGCGGGGTGAAGTACGTCGCCACCGGAGGGTTCCAGTTCGACTGGTACTACCTCCTCGGGACGGTTTTCGTCCTCGCCACGCTGGCGCTCTGGCAGATCGCACGGTCGCCGTTCGGTCGCTCGCTCGTCGCCGTCCGCGAGAACGAGGAACTGGCCCGTGCAGTCGGGATCGACGACACGCGGTACAAGATCTGGTCGTTCACGTTTAGCGGCGTGTTTGCGGCACTGGCCGGCGTCCTGTACGCGATCAACAATCAGGGTTCCTCGCTGTCGACACTCACGGTCGAAACGAGCGGCGACATCATCCTGATGACGATCCTCGGTGGGGCGAACTACTTCTTCGGCCCGCTGGCCGGCGTGTTCGTCTGGCTGTTCTCCGAGGAGTTCCTCATCGAGTTCGAGACGCTGGTGCTGCCGCTCGCGGAGTACCCGCTCGTCACCATCGAACTCGGCGGCCTGCTGTCGTACTGGCAGTTCTTCCTCGGGCTCCTGTTCGTCATCTCCGTGCTCGTCGCGCCACGGGAGGGCCTGTGGGGCCTGTTCAGGAGCGGGATCGGTGGACTGTACGACCGCGTCAGGGGTGGTCGTGAATGAGTGACACTGCGAGGACCGCCCGGTCCGCCGACGTCGTGCTAGAGACCGAAGGACTGACCAAGCAGTTCGGCGGCCTGACGGCGCTCGAACACGTCGACCTGGCCGTCGAACGGGGCGAACTTCACGCCATCATCGGTCCGAACGGCGCCGGAAAGACCACGCTGTTCAACACCATCACCGGTGCGCTCGAGCCGACGGCGGGAACCGTCTGGTTCGACGGCGAGGACGTGACGGAGATGGCACAGGAGAAGCGTCCCCACCGCGGCCTCGCGCGGTCGTTCCAGTCGAACCAGCTGTTCGCGGACCTCAGTGTGCTCGAGAACGTCCGAATCGTCGTTCAGACGGCTCGTTCCGGACGTTTCGGGCTCGACCTGCTCGGGAACGGGCGGGCGAAGTACCGCGAACAGGCGTTCGAGTACCTCGAGCGGGTCGGGCTCGACGGAGTGCACACCGCGCTGGCCAAGAACCTCTCGCACGGGGATCAGCGCCGACTCGGCATCGCCATCTCGCTGGCGACGGACCCGTCGGTGCTCCTCCTCGACGAGCCTACCAGCGGCATGGGCCCGACAGAGACCCAGGAGACGGCGGAGATGATCGACGAACTGCGACAGGACCTCGACCTCACGGTCCTCCTGATCGAACACGACATGGACATCGTGCTCTCGATGAGTGACCGCATCACCGTTCTCAACCAGGGAGAGGTCCTCGCCACGGACAGTCCCGGGGCGGTCCAGGAGAACGAAGACGTCCAGAACGCGTATCTCGGCGGCATGCGGGAGGAACTATGACACTACTGGAGATCGACGGAGTCGAGGCGGGATACGAGACGGGACAGGTACTGTTCGGCGTCGACATCGACGTGGAGCGCGACGAAGTCGTCTCGCTGCTCGGCCGGAACGGCGCCGGGAAGACGACCACCATGCGCGCCGTCGTCGGTGCGGACGTCCCGAACGTCCGCAGTGGTTCGATCACGTTCGATGGGCACGACCTCCTGGCGACGCCGAACTATCAGATCCCGCGGCTCGGACTCACCATCGTTCCCGAGGGTCGACGGTGCTTCGAGGACCTCACCATCGAGGAGAACATCCGACTCGGGGCGAACCACGTCGACGACCCGCTCCCGATGGCGTCCGTCTTCGACCAGTTCCCGGAACTCGACGAGATGCGGGACCGGCCCGCGCGGAACCTGAGTGGCGGTGAGAAACAGATGCTCGCCATCGCTCGCAGCCTCGTGGCGAATCCGCAGATGATACTGCTCGACGAGCCCTGCGAGGGACTCGCCCCGTACATCGTCCGGCGTATCGAATCGATAATCGAGGAGATCAGCCAGGAGCGCAACGTCACCGTGTTGCTGGTCGAACAGAACGTCGCCGTGGCGCTCGCGGTCGCGGACCGTCACTACATCCTCGACGAAGGTCGGATCGTCGAGGTCGTCTCGACGGAACGACTTCGCGAGGACGAGACGTTGCGACAGGAGTACCTCGGTGTGTGACGTCTGACCTGGGATCCGTGACGATCCCTCGCTGACCAGTTTCGCCCGGCTCACCCGGCGCGTCGCCGCATAGCCGTCGGTACGCCGCCCCTTGTTCCTTGGTAACATACCGCCAGATTAAATACGGCCGACGGATACGTATCGATCGATGGATATCGAAATCGACAGTCTCGCGGTCCTCGGAGCCGGCAGTATGGGTCACGGCATCGCGGAAGTTGCCGCCATGGCCGGCTACGACGTCGTCCTCCGCGACGTCGAGGACGACCTCGTACAAGACGGGTACGACCAGATAGAGTGGAGCCTCGACAAACTCGCCGAGAAGGGACAGCTCGACGCCGACCCGGAGGACGTGCTCGGACGCGTCTCGACGGCCGTCGAACTGGAGGCGGCCGTCGCCGACGCCGACCTCGTCATCGAGGCCGCACCGGAAGACCTCGACCTGAAACAGTCCGTCTTCGCCGAAGTCGACGAGGCCGCGCCCGACGACGCCATCATCGCGACGAACACGTCGAGTCTCCGAATCGGCGACATCGCGGCGGCGACGGACCGGCCCGAGCGGTGCTGCGGGATGCACTTTTTTAACCCACCGGTGAAGATGGACCTCGTCGAGGTCGTCGGCGGCGAAGCGACGGCGGACGACGTCGTCGACGCGGCCTACGAGTTCGTCGAGTCGCTGGACAAGACGCCGATCCGCGTCCGCAAGGACGTCCCGCAGTTCGTCGTCAACAACGTACTGACGCCGTACATGGGCGAGGCCGGCTTCATGCTCGACGAGGGCGCAGACGACGTTCGGGCGGTCGACGCGGCGATGGTGTTCCGGCGCGGCTACCCGATGGGCCCCTTCGAACTCAACGACTTCGGCGGGCTCGACGTGTTCGCCCACACGCGAGAGCAGTGGGACGACCCGGTCCCCGAGTCGATCAGCTCCCGGGTCGAGGCCGGTGACGTCGGGCGGAAGGCCGGCGCGGGCTTCTACGAGTACGAGGACGGTCCCGGTGCGGACTACGAACCGACGCAGGGCGACGGCGTCGACACGCTCCGCATCGAGGCGCGGATGATAAACGAGGCGGCGCGGCTCGTCGGCCAGGACGTCGCGACGCCGGAAGACATCGACGTCGGCATGCGCCTCGGGGGCGGCCTCCCCGAGGGGACGTGCCGGACCGCGGACAAGCTCGGCCTCGACGTCGCCCTCGACAAGCTCAGGGAACTCCACGACGCCACGGGCGCCGAACGGTACGAGCCGGCCGACTATCTCGTCGAGCGCGTCGAATCGGGCCACACCGGCGAGGCGGCGGGACGGGGGTTCTACGACTATCGCGACGGCGGCCCGTACCACTACGTCAGCCACGAACTCACCGACGACGGCGTACTCTCGGTCGTCTTCGACCGCGAGGAGCGGCTCAACGCCTTCTCGACGGACATGTTCGACGAGGTCCAGCGCCTCCTCGAGACCGTCGACCAGGACGACGTCGCCTGCGTCGTCTTCGAGGGCGCCGGCGACCGAGCGTTCAGCGCGGGCGCGGACATCACCGGCTTCACGACGGCCGATCCGACGGACCTGATGCACGTCGACGAATCCATCGAGACAGTGTACGAGTTCCCACGACCGACGGTCGCCAAGATTGACGGCTTCTGCCTCGGGGCTGGCCTCGAACTGACGCTGGCCTGTGACATCCGCATCGCTGCCGAGGGGTCCACCCTCGGCAGCCCGGAGGTCGACCTCGGCCTCATCCCCGGCGGCGGCGGGACCCAGCGGCTGGTTCGCCTGGTCGGCGAACCGCGCGCGAAGGAACTGGTCTTCCGCGGGATGCACATCTCCGCCGAACAGGCGGCCGACTGGGGCATCCTCAACCGGGCCGTCCCGGACGAGGAGTTCGAGGCAGCAGTCGACGAGGTGGTCTCGGACCTGGTCGATGGACCTCGAACCGCCCTCGAAGTCGCCAAACAGGTCATCAACGAGGGACAGAACGCGAGCCTGGAGACCGCCCTCTCCCTGGAGAGCCAGGGCTTCGGCCTGCTGACCACGACCGACGACATGCTAGAGGGCGTCGCCGCGTTCAACGACGACCGCGAACCGGAGTTCAGCGATGACTGACCGCGACCACGAAAATTCAAGACGGTGTGGTCCGTGTGCGCAAGTGTCTGAACCCATGTCTGAACGAGGAACGGACGGTGGCCGTCCCGAACGCGAGGCGATCTCCTCGTGACGCGGACCGTCGGCATCGTCGGTGGCGGACACACTCGCTGGGGAGACCGCGAGGCGACCTACAAGGACCTCATCCAGGAGGCCGGCAAGGCGACGTTCGACGACGTCTCCGGCGTGAGTCCCGGGGACATCGAGGGGCTGTTCGTCGGCTCGGTGCAGCCCGAACGGTTCGCCTTCCAGACCCACGTCGCGCCCATGGTCGCCGAACTGCTCGGCATCGCGCCCGACAGCATGATCGCCCGGACGGAACTGGCCTGTGCCAGCGGCCAGGCGGCACTCCGGTACGCGTGGCTCGCTATCGCGGCCGGCCAGCTGGACACTGCGCTCGTCCTCGGCGTCGAGAAGATGAACCTGCCGGACGAACACGCCGCCGAGGCCCAGTCCGGGATGACGAACGTCATGGACCGCGAGTTCGACGGCGTCAACGGCCTCAACGCGCCCCCGTACTTCGCGATGGTCGCCCAGCGACACATGCACGAGTACGGGACGACGCGCGAACAGCTCGCGCAGGTCAGCGCGAAGAACAAGAGCCACGCGGCCCACAACGAGTTCGCGCAGTTCCAGGACGAAGTCTCCGTCGACGAGGTGATCGACTCGTTCCCGCTGTCTCCGCCGCTGTGTCTCTACGACTGTAGCGGTATCACCGACGGGGCTGCCGGGCTCATCCTCATGAGCGAGGAGAAGGCCCGCGAGGTGACCGACGAAGCGGCGTGGATAACCGGCAGTGGACAGGCGTGTTTCGCCAGCAACTCCGTCAACAACCTCCCGTCGATGTCCGCGTGGCCGCAGGCGACGACGGCGGCCGAGCAGGCCTACGACCAGGCGGGTATCGACGACCCGGTGGCGGAACTCGACGTGGCCGAAGTCCACGACTGCTTCTCGATCAGCGAGATCGTCGAGTACGAGGATCTGGGCTGGGTCGAGAAGGGCGAGGGCGGCCAGTTCGTCGAGGACGGTCGAAGCGCCCTCGACGGCGACATCGCCGTCAATCCGCGCGGTGGGTTGCTGGGCTGTGGCCACCCGCTCGGGGCCACGGGCGTCTCCCAGGCGCTGGAGATCTACAACCAGTTCAGGGGTGACGTTCCCGCCGAACGGCGCGTCCCCGACCCGGAGACCGGGCTGATACACAATCTCAGCGGGAGCGCCTCCGTCCACAGCGTCATGACCATGGCGCGTGGTCGACCATGAGCGACGACCGCGACGCGGTCGAGCTTCCGGACACCATCGAGCTCCCGCGGTTGCTCGACTTCTACGAGCTCCAGACGGCCGAGCACACCGGTATTCACGAGTTCTACGAGCGCCTCCGTGAGGGACAGCTCTCGACGACGCGGTGTTCGGACTGCGGCGACGTCCAGTTCCCCCCACGCATCGTCTGCCCGGAGTGCCACTCCGACGACCTCGAGTACGTCGACCTGCCGCACGAGGGCGAACTGTTCGCGTTCTCGATGGTCCGGGCGGGCGCGCCGCTTGGCATGGAAGACGAGGTTCCGTTCGTGACCGGCATCGTCGAGGTCGGGGACGTCCGCCTGTCGGCGCGCATCGACGGGGCCGACTACGACGACCTCGCCATCGGCGACCCCGTCGAACTGAACGTCGTCGAGATAGACGGTCCCGCCGACCACGAACGCGTCTTCTACCGATTCGAACCGAGGTGACTACACGTGCAAGATTACGAGCTTACCATCACGAAGTTCCTGCAACGCGCGGTCGAGCTCTTCGACCACAAGGAGATCGTCACGAAACTACCGGACGGAACGCTGCACCGGTACACGTACGGGGAGGCGTACGAACGGATCTGTCGACTCGCCCACGCACTCGACGACTTCGGCCTCGACCAGGGTGAGCGAGTGTCGGTGATGGCCGTCAACCACTTCCGCCACTACGAACTGTACTTCGGCCCCTCCTGCAGCGGCCGCAGCATCCACACGACGAACCACCGGCTCCCGAAGCACCACCTCACGCAGATGATCAACGAGGCCGAGGACCGGCTGTTGTTCGTCGACCCGGCGTTCGTCGAGACCGTCGAGGCCATCGCGGACGACCTCGAGACGGTCGAGCAGTACGTCGTCCTGGCCGACGAGGTGCCCCAGACCGACCTGGAACCGGTCGTCGACTACGAGTCGTTCATCGAGGGATACGAGACCGAGTACGACTGGCCCCGACTCGACGAGAACACGGAGTTCGCGCTCTGTTACACGTCCGGGACGACTGGCATGCCGAAGGGCGTGCAGTACTACCACCGGCGGATGTTCCTGCACACGCTGGTCCACGGCCACGTCGACGTGTTCGGCGTCGGGGAGAACGACGCGGTGATGCCCGTCGTCCCGATGTTCCACGTCAACGGGTGGGGCTTCCCCTACACGGCCACCTTCTACGGGTCGAAACTGGTCCTTCCCGGCCAGCACACCGACCCGCCCGGCGTCGCGGACCTCATTCACGAGGCGGGCGTGACCGTCGCTGCCGCCGTGCCGACGGTGTGGATCGAGATGGACTCGTATCTCGAATCGAACGACGACGTGACCCTCGAGAGCCTCGACCGCGTGCTTACCGGCGGGAGCGCCCCGCCGGCCTCGCTCATGCAGAAGTTCGAGGAAGTGTACGAGGCACCGATCTACCAGGGATACGGGATGACGGAAGCCTCGCCGCACCTCGTCAACACGTTCGAGACGACCGAGACGCGGGACCTTCCACAGGACGAGCACTACGAACTCATGCGCAAGGCCGGTATCCCGGCACCGGGCGCCCGGATCCGTCTCCGGAATCTGGACGGCGAAGCCGTCCCCCACGACGGTGAGTCGAAAGGAGAGATACAGGCCCGCTCGCCGTGGCTCACCGACGGGTACTTCAAGCGGCCCGACGCGAACGAGCACTCGTTCACGGAGGACGGCTGGTTCAGGACGGGCGACATCGCCACCATCGACGAGTACGGCTACCTCGACGTCGTCGATCGACTGGACGACGCCATCAAGAGCGGGGGCGAGTGGATCTCCTCCGTCGAACTGGAGAACTCGCTCATCGACGCCAGTGGCGTGGCCGAGGCGGCAGTCATCAGCGTTCCCCACGAGAAGTGGCAGGAACGACCGGTCGCGTTCGTCGTCACCGACGATGCCACCGTCGACGAGGCGTCGCTCCGTGACCACCTGCTGTCGAAATTCCCGAAGTGGTGGCTCCCGGACCAGTTCCGGTTCATCGACGAGATTCCGAAGACGACGACCCACAAGTTCGACAAGAAGACGCTCCGGGACCAGTTCCTCGACGAGCACGGGGAACTTCCCCACGACGCCTGAACGCGCGTTCGGCGTCGGGTCGAACGGCGGTCGAAACTGCAACTGAACACTCCCGGCCCTGCCTATTCGAGACAACGATGGAACTACTGGAACCGTCCGTGATACCGGCGGAGGCACAGGCACCGAAACAGCGCGCCCGTTCGTTCGCACGTGATCACGTCGCACCCGTCGCTGGCGAGTACTTCGCGTCGGGTGAGTACCCCATGGACGTGGTCCGTGCCGCGAGAGCAGAGGGGCTGGTCGCACAGGAGATTGACGCCGCGTACGGTGGCCACGGTCGGTCGCTGGCCCAGGTCGTCGCGACCATCGAGGAGTTCTTCCGGGCCGATGCGGGTATCGGCCTCGCGCTCGTCGGACAGAGTTTCGGGACGCGCGTCCTCCAGGCGTTCGGCACGGAGCGACAGAAAGAGACGTACCTCCGGCCCGTGGCCGAGGGCG
Proteins encoded:
- a CDS encoding branched-chain amino acid ABC transporter permease; translation: MTSLVLFVLLAHAFAVRPGLFVDQLVGGLVYGLILVLVALGLSIILGLLGVVNFAHGAFFMMGAYLTFQVLNVWGLPFWATLFVVPVVVGLVGIVIERGVLQFVYDEDPLIGLLATFGIALMIDEATRAIWGGSPLSVTTPQILDSSIGIGVTTIARMRLFSVLVSVVVIVAVYLLIERTDFGLSVRAGVLDREMAEFVGVNIPLRFVVMFFIGAAIAGLGGVLRGAELGMDLGMGNQFIILAFVVVVVGGVGSLFGSVVSGILIGEATFLTPLVLRTLSETTNVEALNVSGIGGLMPFLVMIVVLLVRPRGLFGQEGFME
- a CDS encoding ABC transporter ATP-binding protein; translation: MSDTARTARSADVVLETEGLTKQFGGLTALEHVDLAVERGELHAIIGPNGAGKTTLFNTITGALEPTAGTVWFDGEDVTEMAQEKRPHRGLARSFQSNQLFADLSVLENVRIVVQTARSGRFGLDLLGNGRAKYREQAFEYLERVGLDGVHTALAKNLSHGDQRRLGIAISLATDPSVLLLDEPTSGMGPTETQETAEMIDELRQDLDLTVLLIEHDMDIVLSMSDRITVLNQGEVLATDSPGAVQENEDVQNAYLGGMREEL
- a CDS encoding IclR family transcriptional regulator; translation: MSHGAPPLKTIQRAFEILELLREGKSVGVAELARRMDLPKSTVHDYLRSLNTMGYVVNEGQEYTLSFRLLELGGQVKYSNRLFHVAKPELDRLVEVTGELASVNVEERGHFVILHAKYGDESLQLGIYPGMTIPIHTHAAGKVMLAGFPDEKVDRILDEHGLEQRTEHTITDRDELAAELDAIGERGYGVDWNEQIVGMGVVAAPVEIDGRVIGAIGLVCPTDRLDDVDYRAELVQEVKKSANIISVNYQYS
- a CDS encoding ABC transporter substrate-binding protein; the encoded protein is MPRTTRREILKRVGATSGLGSVMIAGCSSDSDDAGGQQTTGGDTTDAGTAGSSGPDELHIGVFAPYTGPFAPWGSALTTGSELAKQDLEAEFDVSITLSEYDTETNPSAAQERIQRAVTSDGIDMAHGGISSAVCGSIGSWASDNGVPFITQGASDTLTGESCQPYMFRAYPSNTMMARAVGQPMAEEADSWYLLYTDYVWGQTAQEIIGSVLEENGATVAGTDAVPGPGNQDFTQYINNVENSDADGVAMIIPGLDARAAASQLQNRGLHEALSVMFHQFEDQVMWGLNQEAASMVDLGPTGWINTVEGGEDFKQRVDEQGETDPFSRQYMAYVSTDQAVRAAMRAGSANGDDVRAALEGHEITDSPVNDIVPNSTLKWRACDHQLVQPTHVVQARDASEMTNDPYKQWFEVSKTVAGDQVARSCEETGCSF
- a CDS encoding branched-chain amino acid ABC transporter permease — protein: MSGDTSQTEPTQRLPDSLTDGRFEQWRVPLGLLALVVLLRPVIGHEFLLNYPPFANTILVWMLFAASFNVLLGYTGLLSFGHGMFLGFGAYGAAIGLTRFDLPFTVSAVIGLAVAAVVAYLIGRIIAQRGEIYFAMLTLAFAKAAHFIANQNYGGLTGGSTGIVGVLPSWIETQRGVKYVATGGFQFDWYYLLGTVFVLATLALWQIARSPFGRSLVAVRENEELARAVGIDDTRYKIWSFTFSGVFAALAGVLYAINNQGSSLSTLTVETSGDIILMTILGGANYFFGPLAGVFVWLFSEEFLIEFETLVLPLAEYPLVTIELGGLLSYWQFFLGLLFVISVLVAPREGLWGLFRSGIGGLYDRVRGGRE
- a CDS encoding ABC transporter ATP-binding protein; the protein is MTLLEIDGVEAGYETGQVLFGVDIDVERDEVVSLLGRNGAGKTTTMRAVVGADVPNVRSGSITFDGHDLLATPNYQIPRLGLTIVPEGRRCFEDLTIEENIRLGANHVDDPLPMASVFDQFPELDEMRDRPARNLSGGEKQMLAIARSLVANPQMILLDEPCEGLAPYIVRRIESIIEEISQERNVTVLLVEQNVAVALAVADRHYILDEGRIVEVVSTERLREDETLRQEYLGV